The Acinetobacter defluvii genome includes a region encoding these proteins:
- a CDS encoding heavy metal translocating P-type ATPase → MSSQQKNAVTYQETLIIEGMTCASCVGRVEKALKKVEGVDHANVNLATEKAVISSAQPLDRLQLIKAVERAGYDVVVAPAIELAIEGMTCASCVARVEKALKKVEGVQQANVNLATEQAWIQADASVSSESLIQAVKKAGYDAKIVSDNKTEQQDKKANELQELKRDLIISLVLALPVFILEMGSHMIPAFHMWVMHNIGQQQSWLIQFVLTTLVLIFPGRRFYQKGIPALLRFAPDMNSLVAVGTFAAYSFSLVATFLPHVLPKGTVNVYYEAAAVIVSLILLGRYFEAKAKGRTSEAIQHLIGMQPKTARIHQNGQILEVPISNVTSDSIVEIRPGERVPVDGEVVEGHSYIDESMITGEPIPVEKVIGQSVVGGTINQNGTLNIRATAIGESSVLAQIIRMVEQAQGSKLPIQAVVDKVTMWFVPVVMGLALLTFLVWLFFGPDPALTFGLVNAVAVLIIACPCAMGLATPTSIMVGTGRGAEMGILFRKGEALQLLQDVQVVAVDKTGTLTEGKPTLTDFQVLDGFQREHVLQIVASVEAKSEHPIALAIVEAAQQENISFLPVTAFDSVTGSGIQAEVEGQAVQIGADRYMYEIGVNVSAFEAEAARLGNEGKTPIYVAIGQKLAAIVAVADPIKESTYAAIEALHQLGLKVAMITGDNRHTAQAIAKKLKIDQVEAEVLPDGKVDVVKQLQQKYGRVAFVGDGINDAPALAQADVGIAIGTGTDVAMEAAEVVLMSGSMQGIPNAIALSKATIRNIHQNLFWAFIYNIALIPIAAGILYPSFGILLSPIFAAGAMALSSVFVLGNALRLKYFHALKFDA, encoded by the coding sequence ATGAGCTCACAACAAAAAAATGCAGTAACATACCAAGAAACTTTGATCATTGAGGGAATGACCTGTGCCTCATGTGTAGGACGTGTTGAGAAAGCGCTTAAAAAAGTTGAAGGCGTGGATCATGCAAATGTCAATCTTGCGACTGAAAAAGCAGTTATCAGCTCAGCTCAGCCTTTGGATCGTCTTCAGTTAATTAAAGCTGTAGAGCGGGCTGGTTATGATGTGGTAGTAGCTCCTGCTATTGAGCTGGCAATTGAAGGGATGACCTGTGCATCTTGTGTAGCACGTGTGGAAAAAGCACTTAAAAAAGTCGAAGGTGTACAACAAGCCAACGTGAACTTAGCCACTGAACAAGCATGGATTCAAGCAGATGCGAGTGTGAGCAGTGAAAGCTTGATTCAAGCTGTAAAAAAAGCAGGCTACGATGCCAAAATTGTTTCAGACAATAAAACGGAACAACAAGATAAAAAAGCCAATGAATTACAAGAGTTAAAACGAGATTTAATCATTTCTCTGGTTTTGGCTTTGCCTGTTTTTATATTGGAAATGGGTTCGCACATGATTCCCGCATTTCATATGTGGGTCATGCACAATATTGGACAACAACAAAGCTGGTTAATTCAATTTGTACTGACAACCTTAGTGTTGATCTTCCCAGGGCGCAGATTTTATCAAAAAGGTATTCCTGCACTACTACGCTTTGCACCTGATATGAACTCGTTGGTGGCGGTTGGAACGTTTGCAGCCTATAGCTTTTCATTAGTGGCAACCTTTTTACCGCATGTGTTACCCAAAGGTACAGTCAATGTCTATTATGAAGCGGCTGCCGTGATTGTTAGTTTAATTTTGTTAGGACGTTATTTCGAAGCCAAAGCCAAAGGACGTACTTCTGAGGCGATACAACATCTTATCGGTATGCAGCCTAAAACGGCACGTATTCATCAAAATGGACAGATTTTGGAAGTCCCAATTTCCAATGTAACCAGTGATAGCATTGTTGAAATTCGTCCAGGTGAACGTGTGCCTGTGGATGGTGAAGTGGTCGAAGGACATAGTTATATTGATGAATCTATGATTACAGGCGAGCCGATTCCTGTTGAAAAAGTGATAGGTCAATCAGTTGTCGGTGGCACAATCAACCAAAATGGCACTTTGAATATTCGTGCGACTGCAATAGGTGAATCATCTGTTTTGGCACAAATTATTCGCATGGTTGAGCAAGCACAAGGTTCAAAATTACCGATTCAGGCTGTGGTGGATAAAGTCACCATGTGGTTTGTTCCTGTGGTAATGGGCTTAGCACTTCTCACTTTCTTGGTTTGGTTGTTTTTTGGTCCAGATCCTGCGTTGACTTTTGGTTTGGTAAATGCTGTTGCGGTATTGATTATCGCTTGTCCGTGTGCAATGGGCTTAGCCACACCAACCTCTATCATGGTCGGTACAGGTCGTGGTGCAGAAATGGGCATCTTGTTTCGTAAAGGTGAAGCATTACAACTTTTGCAAGATGTACAAGTGGTTGCCGTTGATAAAACAGGCACATTAACTGAAGGAAAACCGACATTAACTGATTTTCAGGTCTTAGACGGTTTTCAACGTGAGCACGTTTTGCAGATTGTTGCATCGGTTGAAGCCAAATCTGAACATCCGATTGCATTGGCGATTGTAGAAGCAGCGCAACAAGAAAATATCAGTTTCTTGCCTGTGACTGCTTTTGACTCCGTGACGGGTTCAGGGATTCAAGCTGAAGTTGAAGGGCAAGCGGTACAAATCGGAGCTGACCGATATATGTACGAGATTGGTGTAAATGTCAGTGCATTTGAAGCCGAAGCCGCACGATTAGGAAATGAAGGAAAAACCCCGATTTATGTGGCGATTGGGCAAAAGCTTGCAGCTATTGTTGCTGTTGCTGATCCCATTAAAGAGTCCACTTATGCTGCGATTGAGGCTTTACACCAACTTGGTTTAAAAGTGGCAATGATCACAGGTGATAATCGCCATACTGCACAAGCCATTGCCAAAAAGTTAAAAATTGACCAAGTCGAAGCTGAAGTTTTACCTGATGGCAAAGTCGATGTGGTCAAACAATTACAGCAAAAATATGGTCGTGTGGCATTTGTTGGGGATGGCATCAATGATGCGCCTGCCTTGGCACAAGCAGATGTTGGTATTGCGATTGGTACAGGAACTGATGTTGCGATGGAAGCTGCTGAAGTGGTCTTGATGTCAGGGAGTATGCAAGGCATACCGAATGCTATTGCGCTGAGTAAAGCCACAATTCGCAATATTCACCAAAATCTATTTTGGGCATTTATTTACAATATTGCGTTGATTCCGATTGCGGCAGGGATTTTATATCCAAGCTTTGGTATTTTGCTGTCACCGATCTTTGCAGCAGGGGCGATGGCGTTGTCTTCAGTATTTGTTTTGGGTAATGCTTTACGTTTAAAATATTTTCATGCACTCAAATTTGATGCATAA
- a CDS encoding 5-carboxymethyl-2-hydroxymuconate Delta-isomerase: MIVEYSDNIKNLDHQALMLDLNHALFDTGLIDHSFNIKTRIRANQDFLIGFGDNNQAYIHVRLAIMTGRTLEQRKLISDQLFRCLKNFEKYQAIGLEVQLCVELAEMLRDVYGKISVVK, from the coding sequence ATGATTGTTGAATATTCAGATAATATTAAAAATCTGGACCATCAAGCGCTCATGTTAGATTTGAATCATGCATTGTTTGATACAGGTTTGATTGATCATTCTTTTAATATCAAAACACGTATTCGTGCCAATCAAGATTTTTTGATAGGTTTTGGTGATAATAACCAAGCCTATATTCATGTACGTTTAGCCATCATGACAGGACGCACTTTAGAACAACGAAAATTAATTTCAGATCAGTTATTTCGTTGTTTAAAAAACTTTGAAAAATATCAAGCAATAGGCTTAGAAGTACAATTATGTGTAGAACTTGCTGAGATGCTGAGAGATGTTTATGGAAAAATCAGTGTGGTGAAATAA
- a CDS encoding MetQ/NlpA family ABC transporter substrate-binding protein, producing MNKLFGVLLSASVLSLAACGKQEAPKTETTSGDAKEQTVVMASTGSDADIWRYIATLPETKQAGIKLEVKNFTDYVSMNTAVANKEIDINAFQSYAYLVAFNDSNKDKIAPISTTYLEPMGIYSSKVKKVEEFAQGATIAIPNDGANESRALLLLQSAGLVKLKADFDNVKGTPADIIENSKKIVIKPIQMATAVRAKDEVDAIVLGNTLAMEGGLNVLKDSIYYEPIDQSTKMNVNVLAVAESRKDDPVLKKVGELYHVAAVGKYVQEHFGGTKVDVNKPVSYLTENK from the coding sequence ATGAACAAATTGTTTGGTGTTTTACTCAGTGCATCAGTACTTTCTCTTGCAGCTTGTGGTAAACAAGAAGCACCTAAAACTGAAACGACATCTGGTGATGCAAAAGAACAGACTGTTGTTATGGCATCAACGGGTTCAGATGCAGACATCTGGCGCTATATCGCAACTTTACCAGAAACCAAACAAGCAGGGATTAAGCTCGAAGTTAAAAACTTTACTGACTATGTGTCGATGAACACTGCTGTTGCGAATAAAGAAATTGACATTAATGCATTCCAATCTTATGCATATCTAGTTGCATTTAACGATTCAAACAAAGATAAAATCGCACCTATTTCAACTACATATTTGGAGCCAATGGGCATTTACTCAAGCAAAGTGAAAAAAGTTGAAGAGTTTGCACAAGGCGCAACAATTGCGATTCCAAATGATGGTGCAAATGAGTCACGGGCATTATTGTTGTTACAATCGGCAGGTTTAGTGAAATTAAAAGCGGATTTTGATAATGTCAAAGGCACACCTGCTGACATCATTGAAAATAGCAAAAAAATCGTGATTAAACCGATTCAAATGGCAACTGCTGTACGTGCAAAAGATGAAGTAGATGCCATTGTTTTAGGAAACACTTTGGCAATGGAAGGTGGTTTGAATGTATTAAAAGATTCAATTTACTATGAACCAATCGACCAAAGCACTAAAATGAACGTGAATGTTCTTGCAGTTGCTGAATCACGTAAAGATGATCCAGTCTTGAAAAAAGTCGGTGAACTTTACCATGTTGCTGCGGTAGGTAAATATGTGCAAGAGCATTTTGGTGGCACTAAAGTAGATGTAAACAAACCTGTTAGCTATTTGACAGAAAACAAATAA
- a CDS encoding SDR family oxidoreductase: MGEIVHKTQTQKKVALVIGAGEATGGAIAKRFAQGGYITCMTRRNADKLQPLIEEIQQQGGEAYGFSSDARKEQHVIELIEHIENNIGAIDVLIFNIGANVPCSILDETARKYFKIWEMACFAAFLVGREVAKRMVTRQQGTIIFTGATAGMRGSAYFAAFAGAKHALRALAQSMARELAPQNIHVAHIVVDGAIDTEFIQTNFPELYAEKEQDGILNPDHIAENYWHVAQQPRDAWTHELDLRPWMEKW, encoded by the coding sequence ATGGGTGAAATAGTGCATAAAACTCAGACACAAAAGAAAGTCGCATTGGTCATTGGTGCGGGGGAGGCAACAGGTGGAGCAATTGCCAAACGCTTTGCTCAAGGCGGATATATCACTTGTATGACACGCCGTAATGCCGATAAATTACAGCCTTTAATTGAAGAAATTCAACAACAAGGAGGTGAAGCTTATGGTTTTTCTTCTGATGCACGTAAAGAACAACACGTCATTGAGTTGATTGAACATATCGAAAATAATATCGGTGCAATTGATGTGCTCATTTTTAATATTGGTGCAAATGTACCCTGTAGTATTTTAGATGAAACTGCACGTAAATATTTTAAGATTTGGGAAATGGCGTGTTTTGCGGCATTCTTAGTGGGTAGGGAAGTTGCAAAACGTATGGTTACTCGCCAACAAGGAACGATTATTTTTACAGGCGCAACAGCAGGAATGCGTGGTTCTGCCTATTTTGCTGCATTTGCAGGAGCAAAGCATGCTTTGCGTGCATTGGCACAAAGCATGGCACGTGAGTTAGCACCACAAAATATTCATGTAGCACATATCGTTGTAGATGGTGCAATTGATACAGAATTTATTCAAACTAATTTTCCAGAACTTTATGCAGAAAAAGAGCAAGATGGTATTTTAAACCCTGACCATATTGCTGAAAATTATTGGCATGTGGCACAGCAACCAAGAGATGCTTGGACGCATGAATTGGATTTGCGCCCTTGGATGGAGAAATGGTGA
- a CDS encoding TetR/AcrR family transcriptional regulator, whose product MRYKADYKQQKRQELLAISGQVAKKHGFQTTGVDSFMKAAGVTSGAFYSHFSSKNELFKALLENELQRSVHLWQKNPHDELAAWVDFELERYLSEQHLNHPDQGCILPTLATEVARADNEIKLAYQQELIRGYQLFEQHLGDAQLAWGFMTQLVGAILLARSMLDDNIRRSILESSKYFIHTALKQHQPQNEF is encoded by the coding sequence ATGCGCTATAAAGCAGATTATAAACAACAAAAAAGACAAGAATTGCTCGCAATCTCTGGACAGGTTGCAAAGAAACATGGCTTTCAAACCACAGGTGTAGACAGCTTTATGAAGGCTGCTGGTGTGACCAGTGGTGCTTTTTATTCGCATTTTTCTTCTAAAAATGAACTCTTTAAAGCATTGCTAGAAAATGAATTACAACGTAGTGTACACTTATGGCAAAAAAATCCACATGATGAACTTGCAGCGTGGGTTGATTTTGAGCTTGAGCGTTATTTATCGGAACAACACTTAAATCATCCTGATCAAGGTTGTATTTTACCTACTCTTGCCACTGAAGTTGCCCGTGCTGACAATGAAATCAAACTTGCTTATCAACAAGAACTCATACGAGGCTATCAGCTTTTTGAACAACATTTAGGTGATGCACAGTTGGCTTGGGGTTTTATGACGCAATTAGTAGGGGCAATTTTATTAGCAAGAAGCATGTTGGATGATAACATCCGAAGATCTATTTTAGAATCAAGTAAATACTTTATTCATACCGCACTAAAACAACATCAACCTCAAAATGAGTTTTAA
- a CDS encoding AAA family ATPase, giving the protein MKQETALKLMKTGENVFLTGSAGAGKTYTLNQYINYLKVRKVPVAITASTGIAATHMNGMTIHTWAGIGIKDILSDDDLKRMKERKYLKEHLENAQVLIIDEISMLHAKQLNLVNQVLKYFKESDDAFGGIQVIAAGDFFQLPPVGKNDEKNRDKFCFMSNAWVEAKFRVCYLTEQHRQDDSALNDVLNAIRAQNIQPQHLQALRNTRNQDIGDTYTRLYTHNMDVDNINYKHLNEISGKEHQFIAVTDGNEKLIETLKSSVRAPDELTLKKHAKVMFVKNNFDMGYINGSLGEVVGFEEDDELGVLPKVKLTDGTTLLVEPETWSVDNDAGKTIASLQQVPLRLAWAITIHKSQGMTLEAAEINLSHTFEKGQGYVALSRLKSIEGLRLLGFNEQALELDSLAIKADRRFQELSTEAEQHFAEEDLTVQHNAFIRHCGGTLNASEIQRNEKKLAKSAGKTNYATATLDETRELFENGYEIQDIAHERGLTPATIINHLSKLHREQGLDISVASPGEDVLEQVRKIYKKLQKRQDPNHFSEDGAIKLRPIVELSNPKMGYDQVRLALLFIE; this is encoded by the coding sequence ATGAAACAAGAAACTGCACTGAAGCTCATGAAAACAGGTGAAAATGTCTTTTTGACAGGTTCCGCAGGTGCAGGGAAAACATATACCTTAAACCAATATATAAATTACTTGAAAGTTCGTAAAGTTCCTGTCGCCATTACTGCATCGACTGGGATTGCTGCAACGCATATGAACGGGATGACCATTCATACATGGGCTGGCATCGGCATCAAAGATATACTTTCAGATGACGATCTGAAACGCATGAAAGAGCGAAAATATTTAAAAGAGCATTTGGAAAATGCCCAAGTTTTGATTATTGATGAAATTTCCATGTTGCATGCCAAACAACTGAATTTGGTCAATCAAGTTTTAAAATATTTTAAAGAATCAGATGACGCTTTTGGTGGTATTCAAGTCATTGCAGCAGGTGATTTTTTTCAGTTACCGCCTGTTGGAAAAAATGATGAAAAAAACCGTGATAAGTTTTGTTTTATGTCGAATGCTTGGGTTGAAGCAAAATTTCGTGTGTGTTATTTGACTGAGCAACATCGTCAAGATGATTCTGCGTTAAATGATGTTCTCAATGCCATTCGAGCACAAAATATTCAACCACAACACCTACAAGCCTTACGCAATACCCGAAATCAAGACATTGGTGACACTTATACGCGTTTATATACTCATAATATGGATGTAGATAATATTAATTATAAACATTTAAATGAAATTTCAGGTAAAGAACATCAGTTTATTGCAGTCACAGATGGCAATGAGAAACTGATCGAAACTTTAAAGTCTTCCGTCCGTGCGCCTGATGAATTGACTTTAAAAAAACATGCTAAAGTGATGTTTGTTAAAAATAATTTTGATATGGGCTATATTAATGGCAGTTTAGGAGAGGTGGTCGGTTTTGAGGAAGATGATGAACTCGGAGTATTGCCAAAAGTAAAACTTACCGATGGTACGACGCTATTGGTAGAGCCTGAAACATGGTCAGTAGATAATGACGCAGGCAAAACCATTGCCAGTTTACAACAAGTGCCTTTACGTTTGGCATGGGCGATTACCATACATAAATCTCAAGGCATGACCTTAGAAGCAGCTGAAATTAATTTATCGCATACTTTTGAAAAAGGGCAAGGCTATGTAGCGTTGTCCCGTTTAAAATCTATCGAAGGCTTACGTTTACTTGGTTTTAATGAACAAGCTTTAGAGTTGGATAGTTTAGCGATTAAGGCAGATCGCCGTTTCCAAGAACTTTCAACTGAGGCAGAGCAACACTTTGCTGAAGAAGATTTAACTGTTCAACATAATGCTTTTATTCGTCATTGTGGCGGAACACTGAATGCATCTGAAATTCAACGTAATGAGAAAAAGTTAGCAAAAAGTGCAGGAAAAACCAATTATGCCACAGCGACTTTGGATGAAACCCGTGAGTTGTTTGAAAATGGCTATGAGATTCAAGATATTGCTCATGAACGTGGTTTGACACCTGCAACGATTATTAATCATTTGTCAAAATTGCATCGTGAGCAAGGCTTGGATATTTCTGTGGCAAGTCCTGGTGAAGATGTATTAGAGCAAGTGCGTAAAATTTATAAGAAATTACAAAAACGTCAAGACCCTAATCATTTTAGTGAAGATGGTGCTATTAAACTACGCCCGATTGTTGAGTTGAGTAATCCGAAAATGGGCTATGATCAAGTGCGTTTGGCTTTATTGTTTATTGAATAG
- a CDS encoding glutamine amidotransferase translates to MTNSNFPKTIYAIQHLAFEDLGSLEDIFYQLGYRVRYFEAGVDDLKKAFAHEGLLIILGGPIGVYETEDYPFLKDEIAYLKQRLQQKRPTVGICLGAQLMAHALGAKVYAGPQKEIGWSKLDIKSLADNPLLALENTEVLHWHGDTFDLPENAELLASSELYPNQAFRIGSQLLALQFHLEVAAESLEKWLIGHTCELRNAGFNISALRADNQKFAVSLEPKAQDIFQQYLQQLQQDSKLQ, encoded by the coding sequence ATGACAAATAGCAACTTTCCGAAAACCATTTATGCAATTCAACATTTAGCATTTGAAGACTTAGGCAGCCTTGAAGATATTTTTTATCAACTCGGTTATCGTGTACGTTATTTTGAAGCAGGCGTTGATGATCTAAAAAAAGCCTTTGCACATGAGGGTTTACTGATCATTTTAGGTGGTCCTATTGGCGTTTATGAAACCGAGGATTATCCTTTTTTAAAAGATGAAATTGCGTATTTAAAACAACGGCTTCAACAAAAACGTCCAACAGTTGGAATTTGTTTAGGTGCCCAATTGATGGCGCATGCTTTGGGTGCAAAAGTTTATGCAGGACCTCAAAAAGAAATCGGCTGGTCTAAATTAGACATAAAGAGTTTAGCTGACAACCCGCTGCTTGCTTTAGAAAATACTGAAGTTTTACATTGGCATGGCGATACCTTTGATTTACCAGAAAATGCTGAATTGCTCGCGAGTTCTGAGCTTTATCCTAACCAAGCTTTCCGTATTGGGTCACAGCTTTTAGCTTTACAGTTTCATCTTGAAGTTGCAGCCGAGAGTTTAGAAAAATGGTTAATTGGACATACGTGTGAGTTACGCAACGCTGGATTCAATATTTCTGCTTTACGTGCGGATAATCAAAAATTTGCAGTATCCTTAGAACCGAAAGCACAGGACATTTTTCAGCAATATTTGCAACAATTACAGCAAGATTCAAAGTTACAGTAA
- a CDS encoding methionine ABC transporter permease — MRDLIVHWLTEVTAPYWQSSLSIDQFVTAMQETMHMVFFAMLFGGIWGFIQAIILLVTRPNGILQNKVIYHVLNPIVNALRSLPFIILLIAVIPLTKLIVGTSIGTWAAIVPLTIYVGPYIGRLVETSLLEVNEGIIESAQAMGASPWQIIFKFIIPEARSSLILNLTTATISLIGATAMAGAVGAGGIGDLAISYGYQRFDTSVVILTVIVLLILVQLVQSLGDWLSKLRSS; from the coding sequence ATGAGAGATTTGATCGTTCATTGGCTCACTGAGGTCACTGCACCATATTGGCAAAGTTCATTGTCCATCGACCAATTTGTCACTGCCATGCAAGAAACCATGCATATGGTATTTTTTGCGATGTTATTTGGCGGTATTTGGGGCTTTATTCAGGCTATTATTTTATTGGTGACGCGTCCAAATGGAATTTTGCAAAATAAAGTGATTTATCACGTGCTAAATCCAATTGTAAATGCCTTACGTTCCCTGCCTTTTATCATTTTGTTGATTGCGGTTATTCCCCTCACTAAGCTGATTGTAGGAACATCTATCGGCACTTGGGCTGCTATCGTACCATTGACGATTTACGTAGGTCCTTATATTGGGCGTTTGGTTGAAACTTCACTTTTAGAGGTGAATGAAGGTATTATTGAGTCAGCTCAGGCGATGGGTGCATCACCGTGGCAAATTATTTTTAAATTCATCATTCCTGAAGCACGTAGCTCATTGATTTTAAATTTAACCACTGCCACGATTAGCTTAATTGGTGCTACAGCGATGGCTGGTGCAGTTGGTGCAGGTGGTATTGGTGACTTAGCGATTTCTTATGGTTATCAACGCTTTGATACCAGCGTAGTGATTCTAACCGTGATCGTCTTATTGATCTTAGTACAACTGGTACAAAGCTTAGGGGATTGGTTATCTAAGTTAAGATCGTCTTGA
- a CDS encoding 2-hydroxychromene-2-carboxylate isomerase, which produces MNIIEFYFDVGSPYSYVGFHQIQKIAEKYQAEIIWKPILLGAVFKATGNNSPMAVPAKAQYSMTDLKRWAKLWNIPVKMNPNFPINTLNAMRLITATQLFQPEQFLKVLTGVFDAMFHDPKDLNALTELLQVAESVGLDKDQVEAWLSDEKVKNELKFLTEEAVSRGVFGAPTWFVKDEMFWGVDHLHFVENSLQNI; this is translated from the coding sequence ATGAATATTATTGAGTTTTATTTTGATGTTGGTAGTCCATATAGTTATGTGGGATTTCATCAAATTCAAAAAATTGCTGAAAAATATCAAGCAGAAATTATATGGAAACCGATTTTGTTAGGTGCTGTTTTTAAAGCGACTGGAAATAATAGTCCGATGGCTGTCCCTGCAAAAGCTCAATACTCTATGACCGATTTGAAACGTTGGGCAAAATTGTGGAATATTCCTGTAAAAATGAACCCTAACTTCCCGATCAATACTTTAAATGCAATGCGTTTAATTACCGCTACTCAACTTTTTCAGCCTGAACAGTTTTTAAAAGTTCTCACAGGTGTTTTTGATGCGATGTTTCATGATCCTAAAGATTTAAATGCGTTAACTGAATTGCTTCAAGTTGCTGAAAGTGTTGGCTTGGATAAAGACCAAGTGGAAGCTTGGCTGAGTGATGAAAAAGTTAAAAATGAGTTGAAATTTTTAACAGAAGAAGCCGTTAGTCGTGGTGTTTTTGGTGCACCGACCTGGTTTGTTAAAGATGAAATGTTTTGGGGCGTGGATCATCTGCACTTTGTTGAAAATAGCTTACAGAATATTTAA
- a CDS encoding methionine ABC transporter ATP-binding protein, with translation MIEFKNISKHYDLKGQTVRALDDINLQIPNGSIFGIIGYSGAGKSTLIRMINLLERPTQGQVIINDQDFTALDARTLRQERANIGMIFQHFNLLETKSVAANIEMPMKLLGYSKAEREKRLNELLEFIDLKHKKDAFPDELSGGQKQRVGIARALANHPKILLCDEATSALDPQTTKSVLALLKKINKEQGITIVMVTHEMDVIESICDYVAVMEFGKVIETGSTLDIFSRPKQATTRNFIQTVLQQQLPVNILNNLENKNHNSIYNLQFLGTSAQETVIQKLIQQFDIRLNIVFANMTEINGAVIGQMFVQLLGDPIVIQQAVQFLALQGVKVSQSGVAE, from the coding sequence ATGATCGAATTTAAAAATATCTCAAAGCATTATGATCTCAAAGGTCAAACCGTGCGCGCCTTGGATGACATTAATTTACAGATTCCAAATGGCAGTATTTTTGGCATTATTGGTTATAGTGGTGCAGGAAAAAGTACCCTTATCCGCATGATCAATCTCTTGGAACGTCCAACCCAAGGGCAAGTGATCATTAATGACCAAGATTTCACTGCATTAGATGCACGCACATTACGTCAAGAACGTGCAAATATTGGTATGATTTTTCAGCATTTTAATTTACTTGAAACGAAAAGCGTTGCTGCAAATATTGAAATGCCAATGAAGCTATTAGGTTATTCTAAGGCTGAACGTGAAAAACGTTTAAATGAATTGCTTGAGTTTATTGACCTCAAACATAAAAAGGATGCTTTTCCTGATGAATTGTCAGGGGGACAAAAACAACGTGTAGGCATCGCACGTGCCTTAGCCAATCATCCCAAAATTTTACTTTGTGATGAAGCGACTTCTGCACTTGATCCACAAACCACCAAATCCGTACTTGCTTTATTGAAAAAAATCAATAAAGAACAAGGTATTACTATTGTGATGGTGACGCATGAAATGGATGTAATTGAGTCGATCTGTGACTATGTTGCTGTGATGGAGTTTGGTAAAGTCATTGAAACAGGTTCAACGCTAGATATTTTCAGCCGTCCTAAGCAAGCCACGACACGTAATTTCATTCAAACTGTTTTACAGCAGCAATTGCCTGTGAATATCTTGAATAATCTCGAAAATAAAAATCATAACAGTATTTATAACCTACAATTTTTAGGTACTTCTGCACAAGAAACAGTGATTCAAAAATTGATTCAGCAGTTTGATATTCGTTTAAATATTGTATTTGCCAATATGACCGAAATTAATGGTGCGGTGATTGGACAAATGTTCGTGCAGTTGCTTGGTGATCCGATTGTGATCCAACAAGCAGTACAATTTCTTGCTTTACAAGGTGTTAAAGTATCGCAGTCAGGAGTTGCAGAATGA
- the cueR gene encoding Cu(I)-responsive transcriptional regulator: MNIGQVSKQSGISSKMIRYYEKIGLLDAAKRASSGYRVYSDQDLKTLNFIRHARDLGFSSEQMKELLSLWKNTERQSAEVKQLTLQHIQVLNDKIAQLQAMVNLLQHSANHCFGNEQADCAILKNIELGVVEES, encoded by the coding sequence ATGAATATCGGTCAAGTGTCTAAGCAGTCTGGCATTTCTAGTAAAATGATTCGTTATTATGAGAAAATTGGCTTATTAGATGCGGCAAAACGTGCGAGTTCAGGCTATCGGGTTTATTCAGATCAAGATTTAAAAACTCTAAATTTTATTCGACATGCTCGTGATTTGGGTTTTTCTTCTGAGCAGATGAAAGAGTTGTTGTCTTTGTGGAAAAACACCGAACGGCAAAGTGCCGAAGTCAAACAACTGACCTTACAGCACATTCAAGTCTTGAATGATAAAATTGCACAATTACAAGCAATGGTAAATTTATTGCAACATTCAGCCAATCATTGCTTTGGAAATGAACAAGCTGATTGTGCGATTTTAAAAAATATTGAGTTGGGTGTTGTGGAAGAGAGTTAA